A region from the Rhodamnia argentea isolate NSW1041297 chromosome 7, ASM2092103v1, whole genome shotgun sequence genome encodes:
- the LOC115730790 gene encoding protein WHAT'S THIS FACTOR 9, mitochondrial: MNWVLQSKLYKLPQLALAHRLQATRLFIDARVKWVRDPFLDTAVEKEKDLKPLCSLLHHILSSPSLSLPLSSASLLHLPSSATTSTAASFFLKYPSVFTIFQPSPGLPLHVRLAPSALSIHRQESALHLSPSTRHSAATRLAKLLMLTGSLALPFHIIDKFRWDLGLPPNYVPDLLSDYPDYFNVRAVKDEATGKELLALELVSWRDELAVSSLQERVRDGDFNGKPGKRIRFSMNFPRGFDLEKRVKAWVDRWQDLPYISPYEDGFHLAPSGDQAEKWMVAVLHELLWLLLSKKTERDNLLCWGEYMGFGTRFKKVLAHHPGIFYISNKLKTQTVVLREAYRKDFLVERHPLMGMRHRYIYLMSKAKKSQKSRTIRKRAISF, encoded by the coding sequence ATGAATTGGGTCCTGCAGAGTAAGCTGTATAAACTCCCTCAACTGGCATTGGCTCATCGTCTTCAGGCCACTCGGCTATTCATCGACGCCCGAGTCAAATGGGTTCGTGATCCGTTCCTTGACACTGCCGTCGAGAAGGAGAAAGACCTCAAGCCCCTGTGCTCTCTCCTCCACCACAtcctctcctccccctccctctccctccccctctcctccgCTTCCCTCCTCCATCTCCCTTCCTCCGCCACCACCTCCACCGCTGCCTCCTTCTTCCTCAAATACCCCTCCGTCTTCACCATCTTCCAGCCCAGCCCCGGCCTCCCTCTCCATGTCAGGCTCGCCCCTTCTGCCCTCTCCATCCACCGCCAAGAGTCTGCCCTCCACCTCTCCCCATCCACCCGCCACTCTGCCGCCACCCGCCTTGCCAAGCTCTTGATGCTCACTGGTTCTTTGGCTTTGCCCTTCCATATCATTGATAAGTTCAGGTGGGACTTGGGCTTGCCTCCTAATTATGTCCCTGACCTCCTCTCCGATTATCCCGATTACTTCAATGTTCGCGCTGTCAAGGATGAGGCCACGGGCAAAGAATTGCTTGCGCTGGAGCTTGTGTCCTGGAGAGACGAGCTGGCTGTGTCATCATTGCAGGAGAGGGTGAGAGACGGGGACTTCAATGGGAAACCAGGAAAGCGCATCAGGTTCTCGATGAATTTCCCCAGAGGGTTTGATCTGGAGAAGAGGGTCAAGGCTTGGGTGGATCGGTGGCAGGACTTACCCTACATATCACCTTATGAGGATGGTTTCCATCTGGCGCCCAGTGGTGATCAGGCAGAGAAGTGGATGGTGGCTGTCCTCCACGAGTTGCTGTGGCTCCTCCTGTCGAAGAAGACAGAACGGGACAACTTGCTTTGCTGGGGGGAGTATATGGGTTTTGGAACACGGTTCAAGAAGGTATTGGCTCATCATCCAGGCATCTTTTACATATCCAATAAGTTGAAGACCCAGACTGTGGTGCTCAGGGAGGCTTACAGGAAGGATTTCTTGGTGGAGCGGCATCCCTTGATGGGTATGAGGCATCGCTACATTTATCTCATGAGTAAAGCCAAGAAATCGCAGAAGTCTAGGACGATCAGGAAGCGAGCCATTAGCTTTTAA